The Lutzomyia longipalpis isolate SR_M1_2022 chromosome 2, ASM2433408v1 DNA window TATCAAGCATTAATAAatgattataaatttaatgaaaatttttaatgttttgtggGGGTCTTTCCTCAACCATTAtcaaaaatgtactggtaagctgacctagcttacgagagctgtgtttctttcagtgtaggtaccaattttgtgagagcaaactagaacgcaaattaatttaaatacgagcaaagtcgggaaaagttgaaaagtcatccccaaaagaaatctttaaaacgccatatctcaggaacggctacatagattttcgattttaagctatcgttggaaagatcTTAATCTtagctataacatattaaaatgtgaagtaaatcgataaagatatttttgaatattcgagtttgaagttttcaaaaattttatttacttgattttagcgcctctcgcggtcatttctcgaagttgcaatgttctagacatttgtagggtttcacaaAATCtgtcatttgcgcttgagttgatcaaaatcgaatATGTAAAatccgagatatgacatgtcaaagttggaactcaatattttcaaaatggcgaaatatttttttgaatttttttataaatagatgtagtaggctataatatatcaaaaaatgaagaaaatcgattgtagcgttttcgagatatttatcgaaaactcatcgaaaactttgtttttgattttttggccccctagcggtcacttttgaaacatcggatgttctagaaagttgtagggtttgttgagagctttcatttgaccccgggttgatcaaaatcggtcaatccgTTTTCGAGTTCtagtcgattttcgatgaaaaattgtggcggccatattgactaaacggcttgaccgatttttgaaaatttgagcaaagtttgagcccgatctgacgactttgcattttagagtgtacacaaaagttgtgtctgaaagaaacacagctaaaattaaataaaaagaaaaaaattaatcaacgtTGATTTTACGGAAGCTCCCGACGATAGCTGCATCGAGATCAGCATCGTGGGTATTACCGAAGTTGATATCACGATCTGATACTTCAAtatcaaaatcattttgagaTAATATTTCTTCGCGATGTTTTTCAGCGAGAtcaatcattttctttgccaATTCAAGACGGGGAATGGTTCCGCCGTCTTCCTTTGCTAGGACTGATGAACCAATTTCTTCGTGAACTCTGTCCCAGTTCTTGACAAcctgaaatttaattttaaattaaaataaattcataaaaaatgagtaaaatttccaaattacATGGAAGCGCTTCCTCAACTTCTCACTGAAGCACGAAAGAGCAAGCTTAAATACGGCAACACAGTAAGTTGGCAAGTTAATGATGAAGAATATTCCATGGCGCAGTGGGAAGGTTTTCTGTAGACACTGCGTAATGTTCTTAATGTGTGGGATTGTCAGGAGGCTCACAAGGGACAGTGTGACCGTTCCCCAGTCCATGGCATGAGCTATCCCGCAAATTTGTGCCCTTTCGTCGAAACAGGCGAGCTGTAGGGCAAAATTCAACACCCTATTTGCATCTGTTGCCGTATACTTGCTCGTATCGAAGCATTCAGCATTGTAGGATATCACAACGCGTCCCTCCTTATCCGGTTCCGGCAAGATTAAAATCATCCCATTGGACACACAATGCTTCAAAGCTGGATCATCCAATGTGAGTCCATCGAATACTTGCGGAAGAACTTTCCGTGTTGTCAGGTAGTTTTCAAGGAGTTTCAGAGCATCCGGTACGGAGAATTTCTTTGTACGAAGAAATCTCAGAAGGAAATTTGCATCCATTGGGCATTTCTTGATCCTTGGATGCTTCTCAATCCACTCCCGGAATTGATCAAGAGACTGATTTCGTAGATTTTCATCCTCACGCAGATTTTCGAGAGCCTTCTTCTGCAACTCCTCACTTAGTTTGCACTCATACGAAGAGGACATTTTGATTCCACTAAATTACACAAAGAATATTataggaaagaaaattcaaaagagatGCTAATGAATGGTCAGATCAGACCAGACTGGTCATTACTTTAGcaaaattttgccaaaaaagcTTCTTGATAATACCTCAAAGATAAGATTgcatgaagtttttttttaatgtccgAGACTGGAGAAAGATTGAAAAGAGGAGAAAGGTTAAAATTGATagcaaaaatgtaatttacaGCACGTGGGATGTCTGCGATCAGTTGTTGCAGCAATAGATATGTAggcttaatatttttaattaaaatatatttttagttttccgATGTTACATTGCTTTTTCTCctttataaactttttgaCCTTCTCAAAAAGTTTGAAGCATCgaactttatcaaaatttgcataaaaatccgTTGAGAGTCTTGTTATGCAAAAGACTTTACTTCAGGGGCATATCGATAACAATGTTCCaccatattaaaaaaatttaacaatgtTGTCGTCTTTTCTTACGGCAAAAAATCTCTGTCATAGGATCCAGTTCTTAGACAAGCCTATTTGATTTGTAAACCTCAGGAAGAAGTTTA harbors:
- the LOC129789221 gene encoding clavesin-1-like translates to MSSSYECKLSEELQKKALENLREDENLRNQSLDQFREWIEKHPRIKKCPMDANFLLRFLRTKKFSVPDALKLLENYLTTRKVLPQVFDGLTLDDPALKHCVSNGMILILPEPDKEGRVVISYNAECFDTSKYTATDANRVLNFALQLACFDERAQICGIAHAMDWGTVTLSLVSLLTIPHIKNITQCLQKTFPLRHGIFFIINLPTYCVAVFKLALSCFSEKLRKRFHVVKNWDRVHEEIGSSVLAKEDGGTIPRLELAKKMIDLAEKHREEILSQNDFDIEVSDRDINFGNTHDADLDAAIVGSFRKINVD